The following coding sequences lie in one Mycobacterium sp. Z3061 genomic window:
- a CDS encoding MlaD family protein — translation MKFNAGVTVVILAVATLLGAGYLAIGVLKVEPTAQPTRLTLLLDNSGGLMPTSQVTMRGIRVGKVSGIRTTPSGLKVSIDLDREHPIPADSAISIQNLSLVGEQYIDFRPTHLAPPYFSDGAVIPSARVASAVTVSDLLNKANALLSVLNPTYVNNIVGTVSQVFSGNDAAIDSLAATAGGAATIERDNKQILAALFGNLATLTNNISDQDVGGVLSRSGRLLPNSILALAKLTREVDAYAHAADGAFAPGAPVPTLVANLRQYLDMLSGPLSTFAAALEPATAPLRGFKVDAGHFVDVWESTFSDAGGVRVQVNIPEGHR, via the coding sequence TGGGTGCGGGTTATCTGGCAATCGGAGTGCTCAAGGTGGAGCCCACCGCCCAGCCCACCCGGCTCACGTTGCTGCTCGACAACTCCGGTGGGTTGATGCCGACGTCGCAGGTGACCATGCGCGGCATCCGGGTCGGCAAGGTGAGCGGGATCCGTACCACCCCAAGCGGACTGAAGGTGTCGATCGACCTCGACCGGGAACATCCGATTCCGGCGGACAGCGCGATAAGCATCCAGAATCTTTCGCTGGTCGGTGAGCAGTACATAGACTTCCGGCCGACTCACCTTGCCCCGCCCTATTTCAGCGATGGCGCGGTGATTCCGTCCGCGCGGGTGGCGTCTGCCGTCACCGTCAGCGACCTGCTCAACAAGGCCAATGCGTTGCTCTCGGTACTCAACCCGACGTACGTCAACAACATCGTCGGCACCGTGTCGCAGGTGTTCTCCGGGAACGACGCCGCCATCGACTCGCTGGCGGCCACCGCCGGTGGAGCGGCCACAATCGAGCGGGACAACAAGCAGATACTTGCCGCACTCTTCGGCAACCTCGCCACGCTGACCAACAACATCAGCGACCAGGATGTCGGCGGAGTGCTGAGCAGAAGCGGTCGGCTGCTACCCAATTCGATCCTGGCGTTGGCCAAGCTGACCCGCGAGGTCGATGCGTATGCCCACGCCGCCGATGGTGCGTTCGCCCCCGGCGCTCCGGTCCCCACTCTGGTGGCCAACCTCAGGCAGTACCTCGACATGTTGTCGGGGCCGCTGAGCACGTTCGCGGCGGCCTTGGAGCCGGCCACCGCGCCGCTGCGCGGTTTCAAAGTCGACGCAGGGCACTTCGTCGACGTGTGGGAGTCGACTTTCAGCGATGCAGGCGGAGTTCGCGTGCAGGTGAATATTCCGGAAGGACACCGATGA
- a CDS encoding protein kinase domain-containing protein, with protein MPEETDGAPVSGGIADELTAAGFEDARQVGRGGAGVIYRCYETALGRNVAVKVLPSHFDEESRERFLREGYAMGGLSGHPNITHILRVGMTVNNRPYIVMPYHAADSLAVRLRHEGPVPWPEALRIGVKLCGALETAHRNGTLHRDIKPANVLINDYGEPQLSDFGIAHIEGGYETATGFFSGTIDYTAPEVMTGNPATVAADIYSLGATIYALIAGNAAHERRKGEDLIAQYLRISSTGIPDMRPDGIPDAVCSAIEHAMSVDPEKRPASAEAFGRELQAAQRASGLKPDAMAITSMGDNTGRTSVATPGASVTPPAATGVTRQIPPPGPDEGPTSAISRSIPPPAAEPSVAQNPAEAARILRDAHGTHTQAQVPPTPVTPPPGKPANNKKLLLIGAAVLVVLLLVAGGVFLAVSKDNKSTSASSQPRTQAPVVWKPITNARMARDAVATTQSDGTIWIFGGVGSDGNVTGRHEGYDPAIDEWKGGDDLPVPVQRAMAVTWQGNPVVLGGWKTTGTKPVATDQVWRVVNSHWVELPHLLQPRAAAAAAVVGDRIIVTGGVDASGALLNTTEVFDGNSWTLGAPLPTPRQLLAAATNGKLVYVVGGASGSTDSAAVEAYDPDAKTWSTLPPLPRPRSDLGVAIADGRLVAVGGQSGGEVLKSVSVFDLMAKTWDGLPDMATARHGMAVAAVEKTVYVIGGATGPGDQQVVSAAEALTLPARKTQPAAQWRSLPDAKSPRLMMAWTVQGDKIWVISGLYNGTVLTTVESYDPRSGVWETGPPLPIGLHHATAATYRNEVVVLGGASDNIADASNKVFALRGGSWVELPSLTHARAAPAAAVVGDKLVVVGGQNAKQLVTQTEVFDGTSWKDAAKMPTPREHLAAVSDGTYMYTVGGRFLSADKNSAAFERYDPQADAWTKLVDMPTPRGSYGATFIDGRVVAVGGEEPTQVLAVVESYDIADGKWSTLPPMPTARHGEAVATVGHTIYVIGGANRPSHEGGTATVEALDFM; from the coding sequence ATGCCAGAGGAAACCGACGGCGCGCCAGTCTCAGGCGGAATCGCTGACGAACTCACCGCGGCCGGGTTCGAGGACGCCCGGCAAGTCGGCCGTGGCGGCGCAGGGGTGATCTACCGCTGCTACGAGACGGCGCTGGGACGAAATGTCGCGGTCAAGGTCTTGCCGTCGCACTTCGACGAGGAGAGCAGGGAGCGATTTCTGCGTGAGGGCTACGCGATGGGCGGGCTCTCCGGGCATCCGAACATCACCCACATCCTGCGCGTAGGTATGACCGTCAACAACCGGCCCTACATCGTGATGCCCTACCACGCCGCGGATTCCCTCGCGGTCCGCCTGCGACACGAGGGGCCGGTGCCGTGGCCCGAGGCGCTGCGCATCGGGGTGAAACTTTGCGGGGCACTGGAAACGGCACACCGCAACGGCACGCTGCACCGCGACATCAAGCCCGCGAACGTGCTCATCAACGACTACGGCGAACCGCAACTGAGCGACTTCGGGATCGCCCACATCGAAGGCGGCTACGAGACTGCGACCGGGTTCTTCTCCGGCACCATCGACTACACCGCTCCCGAGGTGATGACCGGCAACCCAGCCACGGTAGCGGCGGACATCTACTCACTGGGCGCCACCATCTACGCGCTGATCGCCGGCAACGCCGCGCACGAACGTCGCAAGGGCGAGGACCTGATCGCGCAATACCTGCGGATCAGCTCCACCGGCATCCCGGACATGCGGCCGGACGGGATCCCCGACGCGGTGTGTTCCGCCATCGAGCATGCGATGTCGGTGGACCCGGAGAAGCGACCGGCGTCGGCGGAGGCGTTCGGCCGCGAGTTGCAGGCCGCGCAGCGCGCCAGTGGGCTGAAGCCGGACGCGATGGCCATCACCAGCATGGGCGACAACACCGGGCGCACGTCGGTCGCAACGCCCGGTGCCTCGGTGACTCCGCCGGCGGCGACCGGGGTGACGCGCCAGATCCCCCCGCCGGGTCCGGACGAAGGCCCCACTTCCGCCATCAGCCGGTCGATTCCGCCGCCGGCCGCCGAGCCTTCCGTTGCGCAGAACCCTGCCGAGGCGGCGAGAATCCTGCGCGATGCGCACGGCACCCATACGCAAGCGCAGGTCCCGCCGACGCCCGTCACACCGCCTCCAGGCAAGCCAGCGAACAACAAGAAGCTGCTACTGATCGGCGCGGCGGTGCTGGTCGTGCTGCTGTTGGTCGCCGGTGGCGTCTTCCTTGCAGTCTCGAAGGACAACAAGAGCACCAGCGCCAGCAGTCAACCGCGGACCCAGGCCCCGGTGGTGTGGAAGCCGATCACCAATGCGCGCATGGCGCGCGACGCGGTGGCGACAACGCAATCCGACGGCACCATCTGGATATTCGGTGGCGTCGGAAGCGACGGCAACGTCACCGGGCGACACGAGGGATACGACCCGGCCATCGACGAGTGGAAGGGCGGCGACGATCTGCCCGTCCCGGTTCAGCGCGCCATGGCGGTCACGTGGCAGGGCAACCCGGTAGTGCTCGGCGGCTGGAAGACCACCGGAACCAAACCCGTTGCGACCGATCAGGTTTGGCGGGTGGTGAACAGCCACTGGGTGGAGTTGCCGCATCTGCTGCAGCCCAGGGCGGCCGCGGCCGCGGCGGTCGTCGGCGACCGGATCATCGTCACCGGTGGCGTAGACGCGAGCGGTGCACTGCTGAACACGACCGAAGTCTTCGACGGCAATTCCTGGACGCTGGGCGCGCCGCTGCCGACGCCGCGCCAGCTGCTCGCCGCGGCCACTAACGGCAAATTGGTGTACGTCGTCGGCGGAGCGAGTGGAAGCACGGATTCGGCCGCGGTCGAGGCGTATGACCCGGACGCGAAGACGTGGTCCACGTTGCCGCCGTTGCCGAGGCCGCGCAGCGACCTCGGCGTGGCGATCGCCGACGGACGCCTGGTGGCGGTCGGCGGCCAGTCGGGCGGCGAAGTCCTCAAGAGCGTGTCGGTATTCGACCTGATGGCCAAGACCTGGGACGGACTGCCCGACATGGCAACCGCGCGGCACGGGATGGCTGTCGCCGCCGTCGAGAAGACGGTGTACGTGATCGGTGGGGCGACCGGGCCCGGCGATCAGCAGGTGGTCTCCGCGGCCGAAGCGCTCACCCTGCCGGCACGCAAGACGCAGCCCGCTGCGCAGTGGCGCAGCCTGCCGGACGCGAAGAGCCCGCGGCTGATGATGGCGTGGACGGTGCAGGGCGACAAAATCTGGGTGATCAGCGGGTTGTACAACGGCACAGTTCTGACCACGGTCGAAAGCTATGACCCGCGCAGCGGGGTCTGGGAGACCGGTCCGCCGTTGCCCATCGGGCTGCATCACGCGACGGCGGCGACGTACCGCAACGAGGTGGTGGTGCTCGGCGGCGCCAGCGACAACATCGCCGACGCCTCCAACAAGGTCTTCGCGCTGCGCGGCGGCAGCTGGGTCGAGTTGCCGAGCCTGACCCACGCCCGGGCCGCGCCGGCCGCCGCGGTGGTCGGTGACAAGCTGGTGGTCGTCGGTGGGCAGAACGCCAAGCAACTGGTGACCCAGACCGAGGTCTTCGACGGTACGTCGTGGAAGGACGCGGCCAAGATGCCGACGCCGCGCGAGCACCTCGCGGCGGTGTCGGACGGCACGTACATGTACACCGTGGGCGGCCGGTTCCTGTCGGCCGACAAGAACTCCGCGGCGTTCGAGCGGTACGACCCGCAAGCGGACGCCTGGACCAAGTTGGTCGACATGCCGACCCCGCGCGGAAGTTACGGCGCCACGTTCATCGACGGGCGGGTCGTGGCGGTCGGTGGTGAAGAGCCGACCCAGGTGCTGGCCGTGGTGGAGTCCTACGACATCGCCGACGGCAAATGGTCGACGCTGCCACCGATGCCGACCGCACGCCACGGCGAGGCGGTGGCGACCGTCGGGCACACCATCTACGTGATCGGCGGCGCGAACCGGCCGTCCCACGAGGGCGGCACTGCCACCGTCGAGGCGCTGGACTTCATGTAG
- a CDS encoding type II toxin-antitoxin system HicB family antitoxin, with the protein MNRYTFRVEWCSEGHEYLARCLELPFLTERAPAAQRAVALVTKAVEQHPKACREEGRDAPPPLTERGYSGTFVVRTSRALHTRLAIEATEQGVSMNQWVVQQLSGRQPKNSFGELFFD; encoded by the coding sequence GTGAACCGCTACACGTTCCGCGTCGAATGGTGTTCCGAAGGCCACGAATACCTGGCCAGGTGCCTGGAATTGCCGTTTCTGACCGAACGGGCGCCAGCGGCTCAGCGGGCTGTCGCACTGGTGACGAAGGCAGTCGAACAGCACCCCAAGGCCTGCCGGGAGGAGGGCAGGGATGCACCGCCGCCGCTGACCGAGCGCGGCTACAGCGGCACGTTCGTCGTCAGGACGTCGCGCGCTTTACATACCCGGCTCGCTATCGAAGCCACCGAACAGGGCGTCTCGATGAATCAATGGGTGGTGCAACAGCTTTCAGGCCGTCAGCCGAAGAACAGCTTCGGCGAGCTGTTCTTCGACTGA